One window of the Lusitaniella coriacea LEGE 07157 genome contains the following:
- a CDS encoding CHAT domain-containing protein: MKLNLRISNYTPFRLFSIFWIGKFSRNNRKFLSFLGLVLCGFLLVTAPATARHFESKSSIFPQSQAIATSELSALLDRGKASYDAGRLSEAVVTWQRAAQRYEQVGDIPNQAVALNYLSLAYQNLGEWEKARSAIAKSLELLQTNPNAILLGQALNVQGRLQLSAGQAEAALKTWQTAERAYGDAGDDTGVLGSQINQAQALQSLGMFQRSRKLLENVQTQLSKQSDSSIKVAGLHNLGIVMQMVGNIEESQEVLKQSLAIAQRLEMTEECAAILLSLGNAARMLDATEAALQYYQQAIQRSAHPLNQLEAQLNQLRLVIGVPPGSEVRQLLPQIQANLDRLPPSRDAIYAQVNFAESAMQLAQQATSMAEMLRPGEIARQLAGAANKAKQLQDIRAESFALGTLGKLYEQQQQLQEAQNLTQKALNLSQQIQATDIAYQWQWQLARILAKEGEMKSAIAANKEAFKILQSLRGDLAAMNPDVRFSFQEEIEPIYRHLVSLLLKSPSPDNLRQARNVIESLQLAELENFFRTACLDAKAEQIDTIINGRDRAAAVIYPIILRDRLAVILSLPGQPLKSYETLLPQEEIEQTLRNLRASMNPALSDKRRLRLSQTLYDWIVRPLESELAQQEIKTLVFVLDGGLRNLPMAALYDGEHYLIENYSVALTPGLQLLEPRSLQNIELRSVAGGLTVARHGFSALPGVSREIEQITSKVPSKILLDEQFTSTNLETLIQNLPTPAIHLATHGQFSSKSEDTFLLAWDKPMDVNELAQLLKHRGQQGETPLELLVLSACQTASGDDRAALGLAGLAVRSGARSTIATLWSVNDRSTTEMMVELYRQFAIAKTNRAEALRQAQLSLLKQEPYQHPYYWAPFVLVGNWL; this comes from the coding sequence ATGAAACTAAACTTACGCATTTCTAATTACACTCCTTTTAGACTGTTCTCAATCTTTTGGATTGGTAAATTTTCCAGGAATAATCGGAAGTTTCTCTCTTTTTTAGGATTGGTTTTGTGTGGTTTTTTGTTGGTGACTGCACCTGCTACGGCGCGCCATTTTGAGTCAAAATCTTCTATTTTTCCTCAATCTCAAGCCATTGCAACCTCAGAACTCTCCGCACTGCTCGATCGCGGAAAAGCAAGTTATGATGCGGGACGTTTATCAGAAGCCGTTGTGACTTGGCAGCGAGCCGCACAGCGTTACGAACAGGTGGGGGATATTCCCAACCAAGCGGTCGCCCTGAATTATCTCTCCTTGGCGTATCAAAATTTAGGAGAGTGGGAAAAAGCCCGTTCCGCGATCGCGAAAAGCTTAGAACTCTTGCAAACTAACCCCAACGCGATCCTTTTGGGTCAAGCCTTGAATGTGCAAGGTCGCTTGCAACTGTCCGCAGGGCAAGCAGAAGCTGCGCTTAAAACTTGGCAAACTGCCGAACGCGCCTACGGCGATGCCGGGGACGACACGGGGGTTTTAGGCAGCCAAATCAACCAAGCGCAAGCCTTGCAAAGTTTGGGGATGTTCCAGCGATCGCGCAAATTGCTCGAAAATGTTCAAACCCAACTCAGCAAACAGTCTGACTCTTCAATTAAAGTGGCGGGATTGCACAATTTAGGGATTGTGATGCAAATGGTGGGGAATATTGAAGAGTCTCAAGAAGTTTTAAAACAAAGTCTCGCGATCGCGCAAAGATTGGAGATGACAGAGGAATGCGCTGCGATTTTATTGAGTTTGGGGAATGCTGCCCGAATGCTCGACGCGACTGAAGCGGCACTGCAATACTATCAACAAGCCATTCAACGTTCTGCCCATCCCCTCAATCAACTCGAAGCACAACTCAATCAACTGCGCCTTGTTATTGGAGTTCCGCCGGGTTCTGAGGTACGGCAATTACTACCGCAAATTCAAGCAAACCTCGATCGATTGCCCCCCAGTCGCGATGCGATTTACGCTCAGGTGAATTTTGCCGAGAGTGCGATGCAATTAGCGCAACAAGCCACAAGTATGGCAGAGATGCTTCGTCCCGGCGAGATCGCGCGGCAACTCGCTGGGGCAGCTAACAAAGCCAAACAATTGCAAGATATTCGCGCGGAATCCTTTGCCCTGGGAACTTTGGGGAAACTCTACGAACAGCAGCAACAATTACAAGAAGCTCAAAATTTGACTCAAAAAGCCTTAAACCTGTCGCAACAAATCCAGGCAACGGATATTGCCTATCAATGGCAATGGCAACTCGCGCGAATTTTAGCGAAAGAAGGAGAGATGAAAAGCGCGATCGCGGCGAATAAGGAAGCTTTCAAAATCCTGCAATCCCTGCGCGGCGATCTCGCGGCAATGAACCCCGACGTGCGCTTCTCCTTTCAAGAAGAAATCGAACCCATCTATCGCCATTTAGTCAGTTTGTTGCTCAAATCCCCTTCCCCCGATAACCTCCGTCAAGCGCGCAATGTCATCGAATCCCTACAATTGGCGGAACTGGAAAACTTCTTCCGCACCGCCTGTCTCGATGCCAAAGCGGAACAAATCGATACGATCATCAACGGACGCGATCGCGCGGCTGCGGTCATTTATCCCATTATTTTGCGCGATCGCCTCGCCGTTATTCTCTCCCTCCCCGGACAACCCCTAAAAAGCTACGAAACCCTCCTTCCCCAAGAGGAAATTGAACAGACCCTTCGCAACCTACGCGCGTCGATGAACCCAGCACTCTCCGACAAGCGGCGATTGCGTCTCTCGCAAACCCTGTACGATTGGATCGTTCGTCCCCTGGAAAGCGAACTCGCCCAGCAGGAGATTAAAACCCTCGTTTTTGTCCTCGATGGCGGACTGCGGAATCTGCCAATGGCAGCACTTTACGACGGCGAACATTACCTGATTGAAAACTATAGCGTCGCCCTCACTCCAGGACTGCAACTCTTAGAACCGCGATCGCTCCAAAACATCGAACTGAGATCCGTCGCCGGAGGGTTAACGGTCGCACGTCATGGTTTTTCGGCATTGCCGGGTGTTTCTCGCGAAATCGAGCAGATTACAAGCAAAGTTCCCTCAAAGATTCTCCTAGACGAACAATTCACCAGCACGAATCTCGAAACCCTAATTCAAAATCTCCCCACTCCCGCAATTCACCTCGCCACCCACGGTCAATTCAGCTCCAAGTCCGAAGATACCTTCCTTCTCGCCTGGGATAAACCCATGGATGTCAACGAACTCGCTCAACTGCTCAAACACCGGGGACAACAGGGGGAAACCCCCCTCGAACTTCTCGTCCTCAGCGCCTGTCAAACCGCCTCTGGAGACGATCGCGCGGCACTGGGATTAGCAGGACTCGCGGTGCGTTCTGGCGCGCGCAGCACCATTGCAACCCTCTGGTCAGTCAACGATCGATCGACTACTGAGATGATGGTTGAATTGTATCGCCAGTTCGCGATCGCGAAAACCAACCGAGCCGAAGCCCTTCGCCAAGCCCAACTCTCCCTACTCAAACAAGAACCCTATCAACATCCCTACTACTGGGCTCCTTTCGTTCTGGTGGGCAACTGGTTATAG
- a CDS encoding Uma2 family endonuclease, which produces MTEIATPIESLSPLLDHTQLPESDGTFVKNFQEHPQSILLTDSIGSILQQCHPDGQYAIGQDCGIYWRQTDPPERGAEAPDWFYVPNVPPLLNGEIRRSYVFWRELRAPLIALEFASGDGSPERDATPLSVSMGGETTRPGKFWVYEQIIRIPYYGIYEIKTGRLEVYHLQDFSYQRLHPNGNSRYAIAPLGVELGLWHGTYQNQTQLWLRWWDFEGNLLLIGDEKAEVERQRAEQEKQRADRAEQKATRLAERLREMGIELDEADLE; this is translated from the coding sequence ATGACAGAAATTGCAACCCCTATTGAGTCGCTTTCTCCCCTTCTGGATCATACCCAATTGCCAGAATCAGACGGTACGTTCGTGAAAAATTTTCAAGAGCATCCTCAAAGTATTCTATTAACCGATTCGATCGGCTCAATTTTGCAACAATGCCATCCTGACGGTCAGTACGCGATCGGTCAAGACTGCGGCATTTATTGGCGACAAACCGATCCCCCAGAGCGAGGTGCAGAAGCTCCAGATTGGTTTTACGTTCCCAACGTCCCCCCTTTGCTGAATGGGGAAATTCGCCGTTCTTACGTCTTCTGGCGAGAGCTGAGAGCGCCTTTGATTGCTTTGGAATTTGCCAGTGGCGATGGTTCCCCGGAGCGGGATGCAACCCCTTTATCTGTCTCGATGGGAGGGGAAACGACTCGACCAGGAAAGTTTTGGGTGTACGAACAGATTATTCGCATTCCCTACTATGGAATTTATGAGATTAAAACGGGAAGACTAGAGGTATATCACTTGCAGGATTTTTCCTATCAACGGCTGCATCCCAATGGGAATAGTCGTTACGCGATCGCGCCCTTGGGAGTCGAACTGGGTCTGTGGCACGGAACTTACCAAAATCAAACTCAATTATGGCTGCGGTGGTGGGATTTTGAAGGAAATTTGTTATTGATTGGCGATGAGAAAGCGGAGGTGGAAAGACAGCGTGCAGAACAAGAGAAACAACGTGCCGATCGCGCGGAGCAAAAAGCTACTCGATTAGCAGAACGCTTGAGGGAAATGGGGATCGAGCTGGATGAGGCGGATTTGGAGTAG
- a CDS encoding M28 family peptidase encodes MYRFRIQIVSKSALIRLAKLLGILLILVIGVWFLMFQMPGQNYSGQLLPLQEEEITLQKSLQQDIQTIAVDLGIRNITHYENLNKTRNFLENSLTQAGYEVKRQTYKINDQSFYNLAVERLGTEHPEEIVLIGGHYDSAFSSPGANDNATGAAATLELAKLFAQKSAKRTIRFVEFTNEEPPFFQTENMGSLVYAEQLHQDKEKIVAMLSLETMGYFSNIAGSQKYPFPLDLLYPNRGDFISFVGNLNSRKLVRRTIKSFRDRARFPSEGAALPSWIPGVGWSDQWSFWQQGNPGIMITDTAPYRYPYYHTEQDTPDKINFDKLARVVAALAEVISDLAE; translated from the coding sequence ATGTATAGATTCAGAATACAGATTGTCAGCAAGTCTGCATTGATTCGTTTGGCGAAACTCCTTGGTATTTTGCTAATTCTGGTAATTGGGGTATGGTTCCTCATGTTTCAGATGCCAGGACAAAACTATTCAGGACAGCTTCTACCCCTGCAAGAAGAGGAAATTACTCTCCAAAAATCCCTGCAACAAGATATTCAAACTATTGCGGTTGATCTTGGCATACGCAATATTACTCACTACGAAAATCTCAATAAAACAAGAAATTTCTTAGAAAATTCTTTGACTCAAGCTGGCTATGAAGTGAAACGACAAACCTATAAAATCAATGACCAGTCTTTCTATAATTTAGCAGTTGAAAGATTGGGAACCGAACACCCCGAAGAAATAGTATTGATTGGCGGTCATTATGATTCAGCCTTTAGCAGTCCCGGTGCGAATGATAATGCAACAGGAGCAGCAGCCACTCTTGAATTAGCAAAGCTCTTTGCTCAAAAATCTGCCAAACGAACAATTCGTTTTGTTGAATTTACTAATGAAGAGCCTCCTTTCTTTCAGACAGAAAATATGGGTAGCTTAGTCTATGCCGAGCAATTACATCAAGATAAAGAAAAGATAGTGGCGATGTTAAGCCTAGAAACAATGGGTTATTTCTCCAATATTGCAGGCAGTCAAAAATACCCCTTTCCTCTCGATTTGTTGTATCCCAATCGAGGTGATTTTATTAGTTTTGTTGGTAACCTCAACTCTAGAAAATTAGTCCGAAGAACGATTAAGTCATTTCGCGATCGCGCTCGTTTTCCATCGGAAGGAGCCGCTCTACCCAGTTGGATTCCTGGCGTTGGCTGGTCGGATCAATGGTCTTTTTGGCAGCAGGGAAATCCAGGAATTATGATTACGGATACAGCTCCTTACCGCTATCCGTACTACCACACCGAGCAAGATACTCCCGATAAAATTAATTTTGATAAGTTGGCGAGAGTTGTTGCTGCTTTAGCAGAAGTTATCTCCGATCTAGCTGAATAA
- the rimP gene encoding ribosome maturation factor RimP, producing the protein MTHPLIPKIIELAAPIAEQLDLELVDVVFQTNKRPPVLRVDIRNRATDTSLEDCERMSRALEEHLDATQAIPDAYVLEISSPGVSRQLTTEREFIAFKGFPVLVKTYGPYEGKKEWRGNLKGRDEEAVHLNQKGRAIAIPRNIVAKVQLDDSR; encoded by the coding sequence ATGACTCATCCTTTAATTCCAAAAATCATCGAACTCGCAGCACCAATTGCCGAACAACTGGACTTGGAATTGGTTGATGTTGTGTTTCAGACGAATAAAAGACCTCCCGTACTGCGGGTTGATATTCGCAACCGGGCGACAGATACCAGCTTGGAAGATTGCGAACGGATGAGTCGGGCCCTAGAAGAACATTTAGATGCAACGCAAGCGATCCCCGATGCTTACGTGCTGGAAATTTCTAGTCCTGGGGTTTCTCGGCAACTCACAACCGAACGAGAATTTATCGCTTTTAAAGGATTTCCGGTGTTGGTGAAGACCTACGGTCCTTATGAAGGCAAGAAGGAATGGCGAGGGAACCTCAAGGGTCGAGATGAGGAAGCCGTACATCTCAATCAAAAAGGGCGCGCGATCGCGATTCCCCGTAATATCGTTGCAAAAGTCCAACTGGACGACTCTCGTTAG
- the nusA gene encoding transcription termination factor NusA, which produces MSLVSLPGLKEMIDEISRGHNLPKSAVQEALREALIKGYERYRRSQQMNNRQPFSDDYFENFEVELDTEEEGFRILSKKLIVEEIANTDHHIALKEVQEVTSEAQVGDSVVLDVTPDQKEFGRMAAIQTKQVLLQKLRDQQRKIIQEEFQDLEGTVLQARVLRFERQSIIMAVTSGYGQPEVEAELPKREQLPNDNYRANATFRVFLKKVRDGSNRGPQLIVSRAAAGLVVYLFANEVPEIEDEVVRIVAVAREANPPSRYVGPRTKIAVDTLERDVDPVGACIGARGSRIQAVVNELRGEKIDAIRWSPDPATYIANALSPAQVEQTLLINPEERQALVLVAENQLSLAIGKEGQNVRLAARLTGWKIDIKDAAKYNPQTEEQKPEEVPLGEVDLVLEEEQKGDEEIKLETREEE; this is translated from the coding sequence ATGTCACTGGTGAGCTTACCGGGTTTAAAAGAGATGATCGACGAAATAAGTAGGGGTCACAACCTACCGAAATCTGCGGTTCAAGAAGCGCTGCGAGAAGCGCTGATCAAAGGATACGAGCGCTATCGTCGCTCCCAGCAAATGAACAATCGTCAGCCCTTTAGCGACGACTATTTTGAAAACTTTGAGGTCGAACTCGATACCGAAGAAGAAGGATTCCGCATTCTCTCGAAAAAATTGATCGTAGAGGAAATTGCCAACACCGACCATCACATTGCCCTCAAAGAAGTTCAGGAAGTTACCTCCGAAGCGCAAGTCGGCGACTCGGTGGTTCTTGATGTCACTCCAGATCAAAAAGAATTCGGACGCATGGCAGCAATTCAAACCAAACAAGTTTTGCTGCAAAAACTACGAGATCAACAGCGCAAAATCATTCAAGAAGAATTTCAAGACCTCGAAGGCACGGTTTTGCAAGCGCGGGTGCTGCGTTTCGAGCGACAATCGATCATCATGGCAGTCACAAGCGGCTACGGACAGCCAGAAGTAGAGGCAGAATTGCCCAAGCGGGAACAACTGCCCAACGATAACTATCGCGCCAACGCTACCTTTAGGGTTTTTCTCAAAAAAGTGCGAGACGGTTCTAATCGAGGTCCCCAACTGATTGTTTCCCGTGCGGCTGCGGGTTTGGTGGTCTATTTGTTCGCCAATGAAGTTCCCGAAATTGAAGATGAAGTCGTGCGGATTGTTGCGGTTGCTCGCGAAGCCAATCCCCCTTCTCGCTACGTGGGTCCTCGCACGAAAATTGCGGTCGATACCCTTGAGAGAGATGTAGACCCCGTGGGTGCTTGTATCGGAGCCAGGGGATCGCGCATTCAAGCAGTGGTCAACGAACTGCGAGGGGAAAAAATCGATGCCATTCGCTGGTCTCCCGACCCCGCAACCTATATTGCCAATGCCCTTTCTCCCGCTCAAGTCGAACAAACCCTTTTAATCAATCCCGAAGAGCGGCAAGCCCTGGTTTTAGTGGCAGAAAATCAACTGAGTTTGGCGATTGGGAAAGAAGGGCAAAATGTTCGTCTTGCGGCTCGTTTAACGGGATGGAAAATTGATATTAAAGATGCAGCAAAGTATAATCCGCAAACTGAGGAACAAAAGCCCGAGGAAGTTCCTCTGGGGGAAGTCGATTTGGTCTTAGAGGAGGAACAAAAAGGGGACGAAGAGATTAAACTAGAAACAAGGGAAGAAGAGTAA
- a CDS encoding YlxR family protein: MKPNYRRCISCRKVASKEFFWRIVRVYPSRKVQLDQGMGRSAYLCPQETCLRAAQQKKRLSRSLRTTVPDEVYQQLWLRLRAIENNPDN; this comes from the coding sequence ATGAAACCCAATTATCGGCGTTGCATCAGTTGCCGCAAGGTAGCCTCTAAAGAATTCTTCTGGCGAATTGTCCGGGTCTATCCATCTCGAAAGGTACAATTAGACCAGGGGATGGGGCGCTCGGCTTACCTCTGTCCTCAAGAGACTTGTCTGAGAGCAGCTCAACAAAAAAAACGCTTGAGTCGCTCCCTCAGAACAACAGTACCCGACGAGGTGTATCAGCAATTGTGGTTGCGGCTGAGGGCAATCGAGAATAACCCGGACAACTAA